The nucleotide sequence ACAGTTAAATGCATACATCAAGATGCCTACTTTCCATCATGTTAATCTACCAccaatttaaaattcaaatcaaattAAGACGAAAACTGAGCAGAATACCTGCTACCATACTTGTTTGGAAATTGACTCCTCGAAATCAGCCCTTGAATTCATATAGGAGACACATGATGTATGTCCCTAATGTAGCAGGAGGCCGTGTATGTTGAGATTTCTATCAAGGATGTAAAACCATACGACTCAAGCCGCCACCTGGACCCAATAATGCGTAGCCCTTTCAAATGATAAATGCTTTGCGGAAGACGACTGATGCCTGCACCTTCTATATTTAACCCTTTTAAACCTTCTAAACTTCCAAATTCCTCAGGAAGTTTATCAACTAGAATACAATAGGAGATATCTAGATATTCTAAACATTTCATCTTACATATGTTGTTTGGAATATCTTGTAAGGATATACAATCCGTTAGGTATAACTCCTTCAAACACTCTAATCTGCATATCTCCATGGGTAAGTGTTGTAGAAGCCAACAAAATTTGAGATCAAGAGATTTAAGATGTTTCAACATACAAATGCTATCTGGAAGATGTTTAATCTCTTTCATTGACAATGTTAGCTTCTCTAGACATTCTAACTGGCACAGGTCCTTGGGCACCTCGGGTAAGTTGCCTTCAAGTGTAAGATTTCTTAAACGTTGTAAACCACAAATGCTTGCTGAAAAGGACTCAAGGTTTGTGCAAGCACATAGACCAAAAGAAAGAAGCTTCTCAAGATTTCCACTTAATGAGGGTAGAGGTTCTCCATAAAAACATTTAAACACAAACTTTGGCAAATTACTATTGGGATGTAGTGGGCAAATATCCTGGGACTCTGCAATCAGTACTAATGTAGCGAGAATCCCAAATTCAAGTAAATGATACCGATGGGTACCCACAAAACGCTCAAACCTTGAACAACCACTTAACTTTAAGTTGGCAAGGTTTTTTAGACATCCTATAGGAGCACGAATTTCTTGAAGATAATAGcagttttcaagaactaacctcTTGAGATGTGGAGTCAACCCCAAGTTAAGTTTACTCAACTTAGAACCACTAATGAAAAGGGATTTGAGTATGGAACCTTTAGGGGGTATGTGAAGTTCTACAAGGTCGTTACACCCTTCAAGATATAATGTCTCGAGATGTGGAGTCAGCCCCAAGTCAAGCTTACTCAACTTAGAACCAAAGAGGACCATGGACTTCAGCATCGTACATTCAACGGGCATGTG is from Helianthus annuus cultivar XRQ/B chromosome 9, HanXRQr2.0-SUNRISE, whole genome shotgun sequence and encodes:
- the LOC110875211 gene encoding disease resistance protein RUN1-like — translated: MVLFGSKLSKLDLGLTPHLETLYLEGCNDLVELHIPPKGSILKSLFISGSKLSKLNLGLTPHLKRLVLENCYYLQEIRAPIGCLKNLANLKLSGCSRFERFVGTHRYHLLEFGILATLVLIAESQDICPLHPNSNLPKFVFKCFYGEPLPSLSGNLEKLLSFGLCACTNLESFSASICGLQRLRNLTLEGNLPEVPKDLCQLECLEKLTLSMKEIKHLPDSICMLKHLKSLDLKFCWLLQHLPMEICRLECLKELYLTDCISLQDIPNNICKMKCLEYLDISYCILVDKLPEEFGSLEGLKGLNIEGAGISRLPQSIYHLKGLRIIGSRWRLESYGFTSLIEISTYTASCYIRDIHHVSPI